AGACGAGGAAGGGGACGACGTGATAGAGCGTCCCGAAGACGGTGAAGCCGACGACGCCGACGAGCAACAGCGTCCCGCCGGCCGGCCCCCCGAACAGGTCGGCCAGCGCGAGGGGTGCGTCCGACCACGCGAGGGCCGCGAGCGGCGCCCAGACGAGCAACGACAGGGCCACCACGGCGTACCGGGTCAGCATCGGCGACCACTCGACGGGGCCTCGGACCAGTCGCGAGGCGAGGACGACGCCGACGACGCCCAGGCCGGCGGCGACCAGCAGGCCGCCGAGCCGCGCGAGGTGGGCCAGGCCCACGAGTCGGCCGACCGCCAGGAGGACGACCCCGACCGGATAGCCGACCGTCTCGGCCCGCAGCAACGCTCGCTCGGGGCCCCAGTCGGGGGCCTGCGTGAACATCGGCCCGAGCTGGGCCAGCGCCCCGGCCACCGTCGTCAGGACGGCGCCGAACACCGCCAGTGTGGCGTGGGCGGCGAGCAGTCGCCCACGCGTCACGCCGGCCACCGGTGTGAGGCCGACCGCACGGTCCAGGGCGAGGCACACCCCGGCGACCGTCACCAGCGCGAAGAAGGTCAGCGCCGTCGCGAAGTGTGCCGTCGTCGCGTCCCACTCGTCGCGGGGCAGGGACCGGCCCACGTTGTAGACGAAAGCCCACACGCCCGCGAGCGCGACGGCGCCGGCGACGGGGAGCCACAGTCGCCGGTGGGTCAGGAACGCGGCGGCGAGACCGGCGAATCCGAGCGCCGAAAGCGGCAACTGGGCCGCCGCCAGCCGTCGCGAGTGCAGTGCCGTCCCGGTCCAGACCGGGACGAACTGCGTCATGGCCCCGAGGATGGTGAGACAGACCCAGCCGGCCAACAGCAGGTGCACCTGCGCGAGGTGGGCCCCGCGCCCGCGGCCGAGTCCGACCGCGACCCCCGCGAGCAAAAACCCCAGCGCGACGACGAAGTGAGCGAGCGGAACGGTCGTCGGCGGTCCGGCGTCGGCGTCGACGGCTCCGGGAATCGGGTTCATCGGTCGCTCATTGGGCCGGGACGGTGCTGGACCTGGGGCCGAACACGTTCGGGGAAACCGTCCCCGGCGCGGCGCCGGTACCGGGATACATGGCCTCCGAGACAGTCGTCGCCGAGACGGACGCACCGACGGACGCCCGGGTTGAGCACCTCGAGGTCGGGTCGCTCGGGCCGCCGGAACCGCTCACGCGTACGCTCGAACGCCTCGCTGAGTTGTCCGACGACGCCGTGCTGGTCCAGCACAACGACCGCGCGCCCCGGCACCTCTACCCCCGGCTCGAATCGCGGGGGTACGCCTTCGAGACAGTCGAGACGACCGACGAGACGGTGACAGTGATATGGAAGGGATGACAGGGACAGACGAGACGCCGGACGTAGAACAGGCCGTCGAACATATGTGCGACCGCGGCGCGACAGTCAGGTCGGCCCAGGTAGAGCGGGCGCTCGAGGAGTTGCGTGCCGACGGCGACCTGACCGACGCCCAGCGGCAGGCGGTCGAGCGGCTGAGCGATCGCCTGGTCGAGCGGTTACTCGCGGTCCCACGCGAGAGCCTCAGGGCCGCCGACCGTGCCGGCGACGTCGAGACCGTCGAGACGGCGATGGAACTGTTCGGCTAGAACTGCGGCGCCAGGACCAGCAGGGCCTCGCTGTCGGCCGTCGCCGACAGCGACACCTCGTTCCGGCCGTCGAAACGGACCACGTCGCCCCCCGAGAGCGATCTGACCGTCCCGCCGACGGTCAGCTCGACGGCGCCCTCGACGAGGTGCAAGACGAGGTCCCGGCCCGGGTGGGTGTGGGCCGGCACCGTCTCCCCCGCAGGCAGCGCGAGGCGGACCGTCCGTGGTTCCCCCTCGAACACCCGCGTCTTCCCCGTCTCTCCCAGGTCCTCGAGGGAGACGTGGTCGATACCCTCGGTGTCGTCGGCGTCCGGGTTGTCGTCGGGAATCGCCTCCTCTGTCGGGTTGCTTTCGGTCATCCTCTCTTTGGCAGCTTCGCGACGTACTTGTGTGGTTGTACCTCGGTACACTCGTAGTTTTCGGCGTCGAACGCCTCGACGTCGGCCCGGAACTCGAGGTAGAGCGGCCGCGGGTCGTGGTCGTTGACGATCTCGAGCGTCTCCCCGTCGTCCAGTGCCTCGAAGGCTGCGTGTACCTCCTGGTGGCGCTGTGCCGGCGGGAGGTCCCTGAGGTCGAGCGTCGTGGCAGGCATCGTCGTCGGCTTCGAGCCGTCCCGACGAGGGGATTCTGGCGAACACGTTCGGCAGCAGACTCTGTGTGTCCCGGACCGTTCACACAGATATGGGATTCCTCTCGGGCGTGCGCGGCACCGACAGCGGGTTCGACGGCTACGACTCTTTCGACCAGGCCCACCTCCCGGCACCCGGGTCGTTCCTCGAGGGCCACGACGTCCTGACGGGTCGGACACACGCGGCCTTCCACCGACTCACGCGGACCCTCTTCGAGGAACGGGGCGTCTACGACGCGACGTTCGGATACAACCTCGCGCGACTGAATCTCGACCGGCGCCACCCCGACGCCGGCTTCCGTTACGCCCGCGAGCGAGAGCCGCCGGCCGGCGGAGGCGACTCGACGGGTGGTCGGGTGCTCCGAGCGTCGTTCACGCCGACGACGGCGTTCTGTCCGCAGAGCGACGCGCTGACCCTCGGTGCGTTCCGCGCGTGGAACGGCCTCGAGGACCGACACGAGTACGACCTCGTCCGGGTGCGGGTCGACGGGACCCACGACCAGAGCCCCGCCATCAACGGCCACCTCGCACAGATCGAACGGGCCTTCCTGGAGACCGGGTCGGTGGCGACTGCCGTCGAGACGGCCGAGAGATCCGGGCAGACACCCCCATAACTGAGGAGCTATATGTATGCCACCTAAACCCGTCGCTGTCGGGCGGTCTCGTCGAATCCGAGGAATTGAAGTGAGTCGGTATCGTCCTCTCACTATCGAACGATGACAACGTCAAACGGGGGTGAAGACGGCTTCCAGGTCGGCAGTGAGGAACGACCGGGTGACGTCGTCCTCCAGGGCGTGGCGGCACAGAAGGGCTGTGACGTCCTCGACCTGGCACCGTTGCAGGATGCTGTCGACGTCAAGGCGCTGAACCAGCTGTTCGAGGCCCCGGGCGTCGAGCGTCTGGAGTTCGTCTACGAGGGGTTCGAGGTCGCCGTCGAACCCGGACGCGTCCTCCTCAGAGAACTGCCGTGAGCGCCCGGCCTGTGCGGACCTGGTTCTCGCGGGCGTCGTAAGAGAGCACGTCGACCGCGTCCAGTTTCGGCAGGTCGACGTGATGGAGTCGTAGCCGGAGCGTGTCGGGACTCCCGACAGCACCGTGAGCTCCCTCCGCGACGAGCTGCTCCGAGAGTTCCTCGAGCGACGTGGGCTCCGTCCGGTCGGCGACCAGCTCGACGATCTCGCGCCGGTACGGACGGGCGACGAAGACGGCGACGACGTCCCACTGCGGGTCCTCCGGCCGGTCGGGCGACGGGAGCGAGACACCCAGCGCCTCCAGGTCGACCGGGAACCGGGGGACGAGTCTGACACCGTCGGCCGTCCGGACGACCAGCTCGGCCGATTCCAGTTTCGGGAGATGGCAGTGATAGAGGTCGATGCGCCGTCGCTCTCGTTCGTCGTCGGTCACCCGTCCCGGGGGCCGTTGCTCTTCCAGTGCGGCCAGCTGTATCGCGAGGTCAGATTCCGTCATCGAGCCGGGCTCGTTCGCGACGAGCGAGAGAATCCGGCGGTGTCGCATGTCAGAGAGGATATCGGAGATGAGAAGCGGGTCGACCCGCGTACCCTTGCCTGACTTGCTCATGCACGCTAATTGATCGTGCTGGATAATGGGTACGCTGCCGGAAATATTCGGTACCCGTTCACTCGTCGCCGAGCAGTCCCTCGAAGACCTGCTTCTGTGCCCGGCGGATGTGCTGGTGGAACGTCGAGGACCCGATGCCGAGCGACGCGGCGACGTCCTCGCCGGAGTTCTCGCGCGGCCAGTCGAAGTAGCCGGCGTAGTAACTCGCCTCGAGCGCGGCCCGCTGGCGGTCCGTGAGCCGTTCTATCAGCGCCGTCTCGGCGGCGCCGTCGGCCGTCCGGCCGGAGTTCTGACGGCGCGCGAGCATCTCGATCCCGGGGGTGGCCTCGCTGATGCGGTCGAGTACCAGCTGTGTGTCGGCGTCCGCGGGGAGGTCGAGTTCCAGCAG
The DNA window shown above is from Haloarcula halobia and carries:
- a CDS encoding DUF2249 domain-containing protein; its protein translation is MASETVVAETDAPTDARVEHLEVGSLGPPEPLTRTLERLAELSDDAVLVQHNDRAPRHLYPRLESRGYAFETVETTDETVTVIWKG
- a CDS encoding glutamyl-tRNA reductase; translated protein: MEGMTGTDETPDVEQAVEHMCDRGATVRSAQVERALEELRADGDLTDAQRQAVERLSDRLVERLLAVPRESLRAADRAGDVETVETAMELFG
- a CDS encoding cupin domain-containing protein; this encodes MTESNPTEEAIPDDNPDADDTEGIDHVSLEDLGETGKTRVFEGEPRTVRLALPAGETVPAHTHPGRDLVLHLVEGAVELTVGGTVRSLSGGDVVRFDGRNEVSLSATADSEALLVLAPQF
- a CDS encoding DUF2249 domain-containing protein, whose product is MPATTLDLRDLPPAQRHQEVHAAFEALDDGETLEIVNDHDPRPLYLEFRADVEAFDAENYECTEVQPHKYVAKLPKRG
- a CDS encoding HalOD1 output domain-containing protein; the protein is MTTSNGGEDGFQVGSEERPGDVVLQGVAAQKGCDVLDLAPLQDAVDVKALNQLFEAPGVERLEFVYEGFEVAVEPGRVLLRELP
- a CDS encoding DUF7344 domain-containing protein — encoded protein: MSKSGKGTRVDPLLISDILSDMRHRRILSLVANEPGSMTESDLAIQLAALEEQRPPGRVTDDERERRRIDLYHCHLPKLESAELVVRTADGVRLVPRFPVDLEALGVSLPSPDRPEDPQWDVVAVFVARPYRREIVELVADRTEPTSLEELSEQLVAEGAHGAVGSPDTLRLRLHHVDLPKLDAVDVLSYDARENQVRTGRALTAVL